In the Neodiprion virginianus isolate iyNeoVirg1 chromosome 2, iyNeoVirg1.1, whole genome shotgun sequence genome, TTCTTctaactgtaaaaaaaaattgtaactagtaaaattcaaaaaatgacAAAGCGAACGCTGGCCCATTTTGGGTCTaggcttaaaaatttttatgtctAATAATATCTGGAATTTTGAGATATTTTCGAATCGATCTGGAATGCCTCACATGCTTGCATGTTCTACATCTATTTATATCTCTAGTATGCACTCACAGGCTGAACCCATGTAAATACTAATAAGgcaaattaaattgaattaaattgaattactTACTTGCGTTAATCACTTAAAAtgaacgacaaaaaaaaaaagaactttcGTATTATCGAAGGCACCAGGTAGCCACGATTGTGGCGATGAATATAGCAATTAACTGCGGAAGCcgtgacaagaaaaaaaagtccaTTGAGGATGAAGACTAATATTACTGGACAGCGCTAAAATAAACCCtacattttttaacgattttcgTGTTATGAGTTCTTTTCCTGGACCCCGTTACGAAAGAGCGACGCATGTCCGAAATTCAAACCCTTTCCGTGAATTAGTTTATTTCTTTAGtctgctcggtcggtaaaggtaggactACTACATGGCCTTAATCGTGACTGATTCTAATTCGGATTTAACTGAAACGCAATTTTTATCCCAAGGGATgataatatatacaatataaatttaaatcgaCAAACAGTCTATTCTGAACATCTAACACCGAACGCTTATTTTGTTACTACTCGTTTCttagaaagtaaaaaaatcaaaaaatcaggAAGCGAATAAAAACTGTCGGTAGAATCAACGTACAAGCGGATCTAAATCTATATTTCGCGCGAACACTGTATGATGCGAACCAACGTTAGGATAATTGAACGTTAGGACAAGTCAAGTCGTGGTTCAGAGAATCGTGGTTCTACTGTAATTGGACCAAATGCCGCAACAATGTGCGACGAAGTGGTTAATAGGTGAATTTCAATTGGCCAGACTCAAACTATTGAGGCCTTAAGCCTTAAacgattaaataattaattgattgattgagTTTTATATCTACGCCATAATATGACCATCGCGAAAACTAATGTATAAAGTTACATATGGAAGTACACACAGTGACGATGATTCGTCGACGGCTTCTTTTTCGGCCGATTCTATTACGTTCTCGGTTACGTTGCCGGTTTGAATTTTGTGTTGTTGGATTCTGTTATCCTTACGAAGACGAGTCTCTTTCACGGCCTTCAACCTCTCTGGAAGGTAGCAGGTAGTTATGGGGCCGGTCGCTCAATACCGGAATTCCTCAGGGCTCTGTTCTCGGTCCCTTTCCGACCGTTCTCTACGTTGAAGATAGATATATCACATTGCCTTGAGCCTGAAGTCTCCCGTCTGGCATTTGCGGATGATCTTGAAATTTGTGATCTTCAAAAACTGCCGATCACATTGTGACTTTGACCGCAAAGAATTACTTCAAAATCAATGTTACTAAACATTGACTTACCACTTATCACTGTTCTGTTAACCAATATCTGCTATATAATGCTGCATCGTCAGTTTTGTTACTATTCTTTAACATACAACAAagtgtacataaataaattctatctatTTATccatctctttctctctatagTACCAAGTAGCCAAGTGTTAATTGAATACGTATTAATTGCTCGATCAATAATAGAAGATTGAACAGGTGACGTAGTACaaagatatattttatttgcatgTTACCACTTTTTATTTGTACGATGATGGGAGAAAATTTTAGATCGTAGGAAcgtttagaaaaataaaaatattacatattcGTATGAACAATGGTAACGATGATACTTGTATACAAATGCGGTAACACGTGAGTATGGTACCTTTTTTTTCTGGGCAGGATTTCTTGACACTGGTTTCTCCCGATTATAGCTGTTAGTTGTAAACTATATAAGAGACAATATTGCAGCGACAAAGAGAAGTGGGAATAGTATTGTTAGACATCGACCATTACTACAgggttattataaaagtaGAAAGCTTATCGTTATACTTTAAatattgacaataaatttaccttaaaaatatctcaaaaatACACCGACAAAAATCTACTACATATATATtgatctaaaaatttttagcattCTTTCCCGAACCGACACTTCAAGATCTATCTATGTATTACGCTTCTTAAGTTATACAATGCATATCTCAgcaatgattaatttttcttctctttttacGCATTTGTCATACGATGACAACGATGATAAAACAGTCTTCGCTTGCGCCTGATAGTCGCTGTTCTGCATCCCTCACAGCTTTGATAACGACTGTGTCTTAAGTGCGAACTGACGCTTCTTTAAGCGTCGAATCCCGTACGATCTTCGGCTTTTAAATACCTCTGTAGGATCTCAGAGCTAGTATAGTACTCATAAGGTATAGCGCCGCATTGACTAGTCCCAtgatctaaaaaaaaataactactcgttattttcaatactttcgATGTACTTTTCCGATAGAAATCTGTAAGTAGTACTTTGATTGGATATTGGAGTATTAATTGCTTAATTTAGGTAAACTCACCGATGCTGCCAAAATGGCATCATAATTATGAGGGCGATAACGGGTTTTGGTAATGTCTACGAGAAGGTTGAGAGATGCTGCAAGGAGCAATCCAAATCCGATCGAATGATAGATCACCTCCtgaatttgtaaattacaaaattaatGCAAGTATGTAAAGTTTGATTGTACAGTAGAATGATCGATTTCCttgattataatttcaagGAATAAGGACAGTAAACAAATTCCATTAATTCCAGCTGGAGATTTGATTCTATATGATCCTATCTTGGACAAACTTACGTAGATAGTTTTTGATATTATCGAGCCGGTTGACAAGGATGCGAGGCAAGATATCAGAAGAATGAAAGATGCGATCATGAAAGTCGTCGTCATGAGGAGGAAAAATATCCTGGGCGTTGATGCCAGCGCCTCGGCATAGTGAGTGTCGTGATCGTGTCCCATGATCCCAACGCAGACGATGCCCAGCGCCTGAAAGTGAGAGCGTGAACTTGAGGTGAGCTCATTTGCCGCGATGGCCTAAGAGTTTCTCAAAAACTTATGCCATCGCCATGTATGGCGGACCCAACCTCGATCCACCATTTTTGGGTGCTGAATCCATAGGATTAGCTTGTGTGTAACCATTGAAAGTGAATCAGCAAAAGGATGTCAGCTCTTTCAAAATCGTGTATGgtattgtaatatttcacACATGATCTATTTAGATCAGAAGAAGCTTTTGGtaaagaaaacttttcacgtAACAGTCTGATTATGAGCCAACGACGCTTATTGCGGTTCCTTATCGAGAACCGCTTACTGAATGCAACAACCCACTTCCTTAGTAGTTGTTCCACGTTAGTAGGAAACCGACGATCATTATACATCACTCGCGAGGATGTTTTAAAACTTGTTACTTTGCGAAGTTATTCCGCGCTGTGAATAATTTCTTCGTTAATATGCCGGAGTACTTACAACTTCAAGAAATTTCAGTATTCCAGGAAAAGTTCTTAAGTAGCTAGTGTTTAGGATGATCGTCGAGCCACTGGTGGTGGTTGTGGTTGTTCGTATGGTGACGGAGTGAGACATGATATCGAGTTATCACAGGGAAccctgaaataaaataaaaatgttcaaacgATCGTCGGGTAGAAATCTCATGTTGAGACGACAAGCATAATATGCGgcgattttgtttttcataaaaGCCGACGAATCTGAGCAGCATGTATGCCGATCCTTCCAGGTTCAAATACGCATAAATATTCCATAAGTACATATCTACGTTGCATAAGTAACGCAGTTATAATTCGCAGTACCTCTTGATGGGCAAAAGCACCGCGTTCAAATTTCGTAAACATTACGTATTTTAATTCTATACTCAGTTCTACTCTCGTCTCACGCATGCTAAAGATATTTTCACGAGTTCACTGATcctctgcaaaaaaaaaaaagaccgaTCAACGAGTAAGACGAATTCTTATGTCACAGAGGTTGGACTCCTCAAAGCAATGTGAAGCTGAAACTAGCAGCTAGaattagcagccaaacgtactaaactttttgaaaatagaaaaatgcagttcagtttgatcctcataattctgtaaaattatCAGGGTTTCAAGgtgtttcacaaaattttgattttcggaaTTCATTACCTCGTTCGAATGAACATTAGAACGTTTGGCTGTTAATTCTGGCTGCTATCTTCAGCCTCATTAAAGCATTTAGAATTATGACCGTTTATGGTTTATCTGCTCCATTTCTCTGCTCGTTGCTTTCCAGCTAACTAAGCTTTCGCTCTTCTTCGGAGTCATTGCTCGATTCCCTTAATCCGTTACGCACACGCAGCAACCGCACGTATCCTCTCGT is a window encoding:
- the LOC124296929 gene encoding uncharacterized protein LOC124296929; amino-acid sequence: MSHSVTIRTTTTTTSGSTIILNTSYLRTFPGILKFLEVALGIVCVGIMGHDHDTHYAEALASTPRIFFLLMTTTFMIASFILLISCLASLSTGSIISKTIYEVIYHSIGFGLLLAASLNLLVDITKTRYRPHNYDAILAASIMGLVNAALYLMSTILALRSYRGI